A window of the Streptomyces albireticuli genome harbors these coding sequences:
- a CDS encoding class E sortase, which produces MRARLVVRTLSELCVTAGTLIVLLVVYVLYWTGVRADHAMDGAIDRLQDQWSAGPVERPRPPATGDAADGSTPPARGGGERAAAPPARGGDRARGTGAAPGGYRDGRAFAVMYIPRFGSGWAKPVLQGTGTEVLKKGLGHYDRTAPLGAVGNFAVAGHRRTYGDPFKDVPELRPGDAVVLTDGTTWYTYRVDRAPYRTRPEDIGVIDPVPAASGFRGPGRYLTLTTCEPEWGHSHRLIVWARLDGTRPVSDGRPGALSG; this is translated from the coding sequence GTGCGTGCGCGACTCGTCGTCCGGACACTCAGCGAACTCTGCGTCACCGCCGGCACCCTGATCGTCCTCCTGGTGGTCTACGTCCTGTACTGGACCGGCGTCCGGGCGGACCACGCCATGGACGGCGCGATCGACCGCCTCCAGGACCAGTGGTCCGCCGGACCCGTGGAACGGCCGCGGCCCCCGGCCACCGGGGATGCCGCCGACGGGAGCACGCCCCCGGCACGCGGCGGCGGGGAACGCGCCGCGGCCCCGCCCGCGCGGGGCGGCGACCGGGCCCGCGGCACCGGGGCCGCCCCCGGCGGCTACCGCGACGGCCGCGCCTTCGCCGTCATGTACATCCCCCGCTTCGGCTCCGGCTGGGCCAAGCCCGTCCTCCAGGGCACCGGTACCGAGGTGCTCAAGAAGGGCCTCGGGCACTACGACCGCACCGCACCCCTCGGCGCCGTGGGGAACTTCGCCGTCGCGGGCCACCGCCGCACCTACGGCGACCCCTTCAAGGACGTCCCCGAGCTGCGCCCCGGCGACGCCGTCGTCCTGACCGACGGCACCACCTGGTACACCTATCGCGTCGACCGCGCGCCCTACCGGACCCGGCCCGAGGACATCGGCGTCATCGACCCCGTACCGGCCGCCTCCGGCTTCCGCGGGCCCGGCCGCTATCTGACCCTGACCACCTGCGAGCCCGAGTGGGGGCACAGCCACCGGCTGATCGTCTGGGCCCGCCTGGACGGCACCCGCCCGGTCTCCGACGGCAGGCCCGGGGCTTTGTCCGGCTGA
- a CDS encoding aminodeoxychorismate/anthranilate synthase component II yields MSARILVVDNYDSFVFNLVQYLYQLGAECEVLRNDEVELSHAQDGFDGVLLSPGPGAPEQAGVCIDMVRHCAGTGVPVFGVCLGMQSMAVAYGGVVGRAPELLHGKTSLVTHESKGVFHGLPSPFTATRYHSLAVEREHWPDELEITAWTDSGIAMGLRHRDLPVEGVQFHPESVLTEWGHRMLANWLVTCGDAGAVERSAGLAPVVGKAGA; encoded by the coding sequence GTGAGCGCGCGCATCCTCGTCGTGGACAACTACGACAGCTTCGTCTTCAACCTCGTCCAATACCTCTACCAGCTGGGCGCCGAGTGCGAGGTGCTGCGCAACGACGAGGTGGAGCTCTCGCACGCCCAGGACGGCTTCGACGGCGTGCTGCTGTCGCCCGGCCCGGGCGCGCCCGAGCAGGCGGGCGTCTGCATCGACATGGTCCGGCACTGCGCCGGCACCGGGGTGCCCGTCTTCGGCGTCTGCCTGGGCATGCAGTCGATGGCCGTCGCCTACGGCGGCGTCGTCGGCCGGGCCCCCGAGCTGCTGCACGGCAAGACCTCGCTGGTGACGCACGAGAGCAAGGGCGTCTTCCACGGCCTGCCCTCGCCCTTCACCGCCACCCGCTACCACTCGCTCGCGGTCGAGCGCGAGCACTGGCCCGACGAGCTGGAGATCACCGCCTGGACCGACTCCGGCATCGCGATGGGCCTGCGCCACCGCGACCTGCCCGTCGAGGGCGTGCAGTTCCACCCCGAGTCGGTGCTCACCGAGTGGGGCCACCGGATGCTCGCCAACTGGCTGGTGACCTGCGGTGACGCCGGGGCCGTGGAGCGATCGGCGGGGCTCGCACCGGTGGTGGGCAAGGCCGGGGCGTGA
- a CDS encoding peptidylprolyl isomerase, whose product MAEQLYATLKTNQGDIEIRLLPDHAPKTVKNFVELARGEREWVNPETGQKTTDRLYDGTVFHRVIEGFMIQGGDPLGNGTGGPGYKFKDEFHPDLAFTKSYLLAMANAGPGTNGSQFFITVSPTAWLTGKHTIFGEVVGDASKKVVDAIATTDTNPRTDRPVNDVVIESVVVETR is encoded by the coding sequence GTGGCTGAGCAGCTCTACGCCACCCTGAAGACCAACCAGGGCGACATCGAGATCCGGCTCCTGCCGGACCACGCGCCCAAGACGGTCAAGAACTTCGTCGAGCTCGCTCGGGGCGAGCGGGAGTGGGTCAACCCGGAGACGGGTCAGAAGACCACGGACAGGCTCTACGACGGCACGGTCTTCCACCGCGTCATCGAGGGCTTCATGATCCAGGGCGGTGACCCGCTGGGCAACGGCACCGGTGGCCCGGGGTACAAGTTCAAGGACGAGTTCCACCCGGACCTGGCCTTCACCAAGTCCTACCTGCTGGCCATGGCCAACGCGGGACCCGGCACCAACGGTTCGCAGTTCTTCATCACCGTCTCGCCGACCGCCTGGCTGACCGGCAAGCACACGATCTTCGGCGAGGTCGTGGGCGACGCGAGCAAGAAGGTCGTGGACGCCATCGCGACCACGGACACCAACCCGCGCACCGACCGCCCGGTGAACGACGTCGTCATCGAGTCGGTCGTCGTCGAGACCCGCTGA
- a CDS encoding serine/threonine-protein kinase — MGEVFAGRYELVDPIGRGGVGAVWRAWDRRRKRYVAAKVLQQSDAHTLLRFVREQGLRIDHPHVLAPMSWAADDDKVLFTMDVVRGGSLAHLIGDYGPLPPHYVCVLLEQLLSGLTAVHAEGVVHRDIKPANVLLEATGTGRPHVRLSDFGIAMRKGEPRLTDTNYVMGTPGYFAPEQMLGDEPDFPADLFAVGLMALYLLTGAKPDAEALVRRFVENGTPNAPEGIPEPLWQVIAGLLQPDPCMRFRTASGARKALAAAVELMDGPAGDEEPIEVFDQLGPLPPGFGPHGPLPKAEGQAEAAGGPARPAASGPGYAPGDTPPATPAPPRPPVPAYPPTRPYTAAGPVGGQSGSPASGPRPERRPGPPAKVAVPVLLVALICLAVGIWALSVS; from the coding sequence ATGGGTGAGGTCTTCGCCGGGCGGTACGAGCTGGTGGACCCGATCGGGCGCGGCGGGGTGGGAGCCGTCTGGCGGGCGTGGGACCGGCGCCGGAAGCGGTACGTGGCGGCGAAGGTCCTCCAGCAGAGCGACGCGCACACCCTGCTGAGGTTCGTCCGCGAGCAGGGGCTGCGGATCGACCACCCCCATGTGCTGGCGCCGATGAGCTGGGCGGCCGACGACGACAAGGTGCTGTTCACCATGGACGTGGTGCGCGGCGGCTCGCTGGCCCATCTCATCGGTGACTACGGGCCCTTACCGCCGCACTATGTGTGCGTACTGCTGGAACAGCTGCTGTCGGGGCTCACCGCGGTGCACGCGGAGGGTGTGGTGCACCGGGACATCAAGCCCGCCAATGTCCTGCTGGAGGCGACCGGCACGGGCCGCCCCCATGTCCGCCTCTCGGATTTCGGCATCGCCATGCGCAAGGGCGAGCCGCGGCTGACGGACACCAACTACGTGATGGGCACGCCGGGTTATTTCGCACCCGAGCAAATGCTGGGGGACGAGCCGGACTTCCCCGCGGATCTCTTCGCCGTCGGGCTGATGGCCCTGTATCTCCTCACGGGCGCCAAACCCGACGCCGAGGCCCTGGTGCGCCGGTTCGTCGAGAACGGCACCCCCAACGCCCCTGAAGGGATCCCCGAGCCGCTCTGGCAGGTGATCGCGGGACTGCTCCAGCCCGATCCCTGCATGCGCTTCCGTACGGCCTCGGGGGCGCGCAAGGCGCTGGCGGCGGCCGTCGAGCTGATGGACGGGCCGGCCGGCGACGAGGAGCCGATCGAGGTCTTCGACCAGCTGGGCCCGCTGCCGCCGGGGTTCGGCCCGCACGGGCCGCTGCCGAAGGCGGAGGGGCAAGCGGAGGCGGCCGGCGGACCGGCACGCCCGGCGGCGTCCGGGCCCGGGTACGCGCCCGGTGACACCCCTCCCGCGACCCCGGCCCCGCCCCGGCCTCCGGTGCCCGCCTACCCGCCCACGCGCCCGTACACGGCGGCCGGCCCGGTCGGCGGGCAGTCCGGGAGCCCCGCCTCCGGCCCGAGGCCGGAGAGGCGCCCGGGGCCGCCCGCGAAGGTGGCCGTTCCGGTGCTGCTGGTGGCCCTGATCTGCCTGGCGGTGGGCATCTGGGCGCTGTCCGTCAGCTGA
- the crgA gene encoding cell division protein CrgA, with translation MPKSRIRKKDDFTPPPAKQQQSIKLNSGRRWVAPLMLAMFLIGLAWIVIFYVTSGDMPVESLHNWNIVVGFGFIAAGFVVSTQWK, from the coding sequence GTGCCGAAGTCACGGATCCGCAAGAAGGACGACTTCACGCCGCCGCCGGCGAAGCAGCAGCAGAGCATCAAGCTGAACAGCGGACGCCGCTGGGTGGCGCCGCTGATGCTGGCGATGTTCCTCATCGGGCTGGCCTGGATCGTCATCTTCTATGTGACCAGTGGCGACATGCCCGTGGAGTCCCTGCACAACTGGAACATCGTGGTCGGCTTCGGCTTCATCGCGGCGGGGTTCGTGGTCTCCACCCAGTGGAAGTAG
- a CDS encoding class E sortase, with protein sequence MTTGPRVVSQPLPPEDRATMVLRRVPGEATAAAPAPVRTGGRAARRKAARQARRGSLGVLLCRLVGELFITLGAVMLLFVAYQLWWTNVIAHQQAGGAAKDLRKTWEKGAGEDRDAGAFSPGEGFAILYIPSLDVKAPIAEGIGKQKVLDRGMVGHYAEGPLRTAMPWDERGNFALAGHRNTHGEPFRYVNRLKPGDKIVVETRSAFYTYEMTTRLEQTPPANVTVIRPVPAGSGFTRPGRYITLTTCTPEFTSTYRLIVWGKMVDERPRSKGKPDALVG encoded by the coding sequence GTGACCACCGGCCCGCGCGTCGTGTCGCAGCCCCTGCCGCCCGAGGACCGGGCGACGATGGTGCTGCGCAGGGTGCCGGGAGAGGCCACCGCGGCCGCTCCCGCGCCCGTACGGACGGGTGGGCGGGCGGCACGCCGCAAGGCGGCCCGGCAGGCCCGCAGGGGCAGCCTGGGCGTCCTCCTGTGCCGGCTGGTCGGCGAGCTGTTCATCACCCTGGGCGCGGTGATGCTGCTCTTCGTCGCCTACCAGCTGTGGTGGACCAATGTGATCGCCCATCAGCAGGCCGGCGGCGCCGCGAAGGACCTGCGGAAGACCTGGGAGAAGGGCGCGGGCGAGGACCGGGACGCGGGCGCCTTCTCCCCGGGCGAGGGCTTCGCGATCCTCTACATCCCGTCGCTCGACGTGAAGGCGCCGATCGCCGAGGGCATCGGCAAGCAGAAGGTCCTGGACCGCGGCATGGTCGGCCACTACGCCGAGGGCCCGCTGCGCACGGCGATGCCCTGGGACGAGCGAGGCAACTTCGCGCTGGCCGGCCACCGCAACACCCACGGGGAGCCGTTCCGCTACGTCAACCGGCTGAAGCCCGGTGACAAGATCGTGGTGGAGACCCGCAGCGCCTTCTACACCTATGAGATGACCACCCGTCTGGAACAGACGCCTCCGGCGAATGTCACGGTCATCCGGCCCGTCCCGGCGGGATCCGGCTTCACCCGGCCCGGCCGCTACATCACGCTCACCACCTGCACTCCGGAATTCACCAGTACGTATCGTCTGATCGTCTGGGGCAAGATGGTCGACGAGCGCCCCCGGAGCAAGGGCAAGCCGGACGCTCTCGTCGGATGA
- a CDS encoding DUF881 domain-containing protein — translation MSNSADSTSTPSRRFRPVRLLTGGVFALAGLIFWMSFNTAHGTNIRTDDSMLRLSDLIQERSRKNAALDESAGAVRSEVDALARRDSGNTAAQDRELAALENGAGTRELKGTALTVTLTDAPPNATPRIPGVPDPQPNDLVIHQQDLQAVVNALWQGGAKGIQVMDQRLISTSAVRCVGNTLILQGRVYSPPYKVTAVGDRGALRKALDTSPAIQNYLQYVTAYGLGWKVDQHDAVTLPGYSGTVDLHYAKPTG, via the coding sequence TTGAGCAATTCTGCGGACTCCACCAGCACGCCTTCCCGGCGATTCCGGCCGGTCCGGCTGCTGACCGGCGGGGTCTTCGCACTGGCCGGCCTCATCTTCTGGATGAGCTTCAACACCGCCCACGGCACCAACATCCGCACCGACGACTCCATGCTCCGGCTCTCCGACCTCATCCAGGAACGCAGCCGCAAGAACGCCGCCCTGGACGAGAGCGCCGGCGCCGTCCGCTCCGAGGTCGACGCCCTCGCCCGGCGCGACAGCGGCAACACCGCCGCCCAGGACCGCGAGCTCGCCGCCCTGGAGAACGGCGCCGGCACCCGCGAGCTCAAGGGCACGGCCCTGACCGTCACCCTCACCGACGCCCCGCCCAACGCCACCCCCCGGATCCCCGGCGTCCCCGACCCCCAGCCGAACGACCTGGTCATCCATCAGCAGGACCTCCAGGCCGTCGTGAACGCCCTGTGGCAGGGCGGCGCCAAGGGCATCCAGGTCATGGACCAGCGGCTGATCTCCACCAGCGCGGTCCGCTGCGTCGGCAACACCCTCATCCTCCAGGGCCGCGTCTACTCCCCGCCGTACAAGGTGACCGCCGTCGGCGACCGCGGCGCCCTCCGCAAGGCCCTGGACACCTCCCCCGCGATCCAGAACTACCTCCAGTACGTCACCGCCTACGGACTCGGCTGGAAAGTCGACCAGCACGACGCGGTGACTCTTCCCGGTTACTCGGGCACAGTGGATCTCCACTACGCGAAGCCCACGGGGTAA
- a CDS encoding rhomboid family intramembrane serine protease — MNDQAVGCYRHPDRETGIRCTRCDRPICPDCMVSASVGFQCPDCVSGRTDAGGAGHGAGQAVPVRDTTPRTIAGAAHSADPRLVTKVLLGLNVALWIAVMSVGDELVFDLDLFTRLGPYGVAEGEWYRLLTSTFLHQAPMHLAFNMLSLWWLGPPLEAALGRARFLALYLLSGLGGSALTYLVTGPYEPSLGASGAIFGLLGATAVLMRRLNYDMRPVIALLVLNLIFTFTWHNIAWQAHIGGLVLGTAVAYGLVHAPREKRVLVQRITCGAALLVVVVAVVARTLQLGV; from the coding sequence ATGAACGACCAGGCCGTCGGCTGCTACCGGCATCCGGACCGGGAGACGGGCATCCGCTGCACCCGCTGCGACCGCCCGATCTGTCCGGACTGCATGGTCAGCGCCTCCGTCGGATTCCAGTGCCCGGACTGCGTGAGCGGCCGTACGGACGCCGGTGGCGCGGGTCACGGGGCCGGGCAGGCCGTCCCCGTGCGGGACACCACGCCCCGCACGATCGCGGGCGCCGCCCATTCGGCCGACCCGCGGCTGGTGACCAAGGTCCTCCTGGGGCTGAACGTCGCCCTGTGGATCGCCGTGATGTCCGTGGGCGACGAGCTCGTCTTCGACCTCGACCTCTTCACCCGGCTGGGGCCCTACGGGGTGGCGGAAGGCGAGTGGTACCGCCTTCTGACCTCGACGTTCCTGCACCAGGCGCCGATGCACCTGGCGTTCAACATGCTCTCGCTCTGGTGGCTCGGGCCACCGCTGGAGGCGGCGCTCGGCCGGGCCCGCTTCCTCGCGCTCTATCTGCTGTCCGGCCTCGGCGGCAGCGCGCTGACCTATCTGGTCACCGGCCCCTACGAGCCCTCGCTCGGCGCGTCCGGTGCGATCTTCGGTCTGCTGGGCGCGACGGCGGTGCTGATGCGGCGCCTCAACTACGACATGCGCCCCGTGATCGCGCTGCTCGTGCTCAACCTGATCTTCACCTTCACCTGGCACAACATCGCCTGGCAGGCGCACATCGGCGGCCTGGTGCTGGGCACCGCGGTGGCGTACGGCCTGGTGCACGCCCCCCGGGAGAAGCGCGTGCTGGTGCAGCGGATCACCTGTGGGGCCGCGCTGCTGGTGGTGGTCGTCGCCGTGGTCGCGCGGACGCTTCAGCTCGGGGTCTGA
- a CDS encoding DUF5324 family protein has protein sequence MTRKDSVRAAAGTAKDSVRHAAEVVAPYAGTAKDAAVHYAHEARVQLAPKVSTAARQVRSTAGEQYHTRVAPHLEHVRGSLPPKVDQAAARARAVAEPVRDEAVARSAAALAALRGHVSAEEIDKLVKRRDRRCRSGRVAKRFALLGLLAGGAYAAWKWWDKQANPDWLVEPPAPTEIADRAPLTSVDGSAEASLDPEVQAKQDREDLVEDEIEERGEQR, from the coding sequence GTGACCCGCAAAGACAGCGTGCGCGCCGCGGCCGGCACGGCGAAGGACAGCGTGCGACACGCCGCGGAAGTGGTGGCGCCCTACGCCGGCACGGCCAAGGACGCCGCCGTGCACTACGCGCACGAAGCCCGTGTCCAGCTCGCCCCCAAGGTCTCCACCGCGGCGCGCCAGGTCCGCAGCACCGCCGGGGAGCAGTACCACACCCGGGTGGCACCGCACCTGGAGCACGTCCGCGGCTCCCTCCCGCCGAAGGTCGACCAGGCCGCCGCGCGCGCCCGCGCCGTCGCCGAGCCGGTGCGCGACGAGGCGGTCGCCCGCTCCGCCGCCGCCCTCGCCGCCCTCCGCGGCCACGTCTCCGCCGAAGAGATCGACAAGCTGGTGAAGCGGCGCGACCGCCGCTGCCGCTCCGGGCGGGTCGCCAAGCGGTTCGCCCTCCTCGGGCTGCTGGCCGGTGGGGCGTACGCCGCCTGGAAGTGGTGGGACAAGCAGGCCAACCCCGACTGGCTCGTCGAACCGCCCGCCCCCACCGAGATCGCCGACCGCGCCCCGCTGACCTCCGTCGACGGCAGCGCCGAGGCCTCGCTCGACCCCGAGGTGCAGGCCAAGCAGGACCGCGAGGACCTGGTGGAGGACGAGATCGAGGAGCGCGGCGAGCAGCGCTGA
- a CDS encoding helix-turn-helix domain-containing protein gives MDAAQQEATARARELQRSWYGEPLGALFRRLIDDLGLNQARLASVLGLSAPMLSQLMSGQRAKIGNPAVVQRVQALQELSSQVADGSVSAAEAADRMEEVKKSSGGSVLNSTQTTASSGAPTVRRVVREIQSLLRSVAGAGDIIDAARALAPTHPELAEFLRVYGAGRTAEAVAHYEAHQS, from the coding sequence ATGGACGCAGCACAGCAGGAAGCCACCGCCCGCGCACGGGAGCTCCAGCGGAGCTGGTACGGGGAGCCCTTGGGCGCGCTCTTCCGCCGTCTCATCGACGACCTCGGCCTCAACCAGGCCCGCCTCGCGTCCGTCCTGGGGCTGTCCGCGCCCATGCTCTCCCAGCTGATGAGCGGTCAGCGAGCCAAGATCGGCAACCCCGCGGTGGTGCAGCGGGTGCAGGCCCTCCAGGAGCTCTCCAGCCAGGTCGCGGACGGCAGCGTGAGCGCCGCCGAGGCCGCCGACCGGATGGAGGAGGTCAAGAAGAGCTCGGGCGGCTCGGTCCTCAACTCCACCCAGACCACGGCCAGCAGCGGCGCGCCGACCGTGCGGCGCGTGGTCCGCGAGATCCAGTCCCTGCTGCGCTCCGTGGCGGGCGCCGGCGACATCATCGACGCGGCCCGCGCCCTCGCGCCGACCCACCCCGAACTGGCCGAGTTCCTGCGGGTGTACGGCGCCGGGCGGACCGCCGAGGCGGTCGCGCACTACGAGGCGCACCAGAGCTGA
- a CDS encoding class E sortase produces MARNDGDEPHRPAPARGRLAATVGVIGELLITAGVLMALFVVYSLWWTNVLADREAKRQSGTVRENWAKKGPGALDTKDGIGFLHVPAMRNGEVLVKGGTGSDVLNEGVAGFYRSPVKAAMPWDKQGNFTLAAHRDGHGAKFHNIDKIKNGDTVVFETRDVWYVYKVYAELKQTSKYNVDVIDPVPKESGRTRPGRYLTLTTCTPVYTSDYRYIVWAELERTEKVDSERTKPAELR; encoded by the coding sequence GTGGCACGGAACGACGGCGACGAACCCCACCGGCCGGCCCCCGCGCGGGGCCGGCTCGCCGCCACCGTGGGCGTGATCGGCGAACTGCTGATCACCGCGGGCGTGCTGATGGCCCTCTTCGTCGTCTACTCCCTGTGGTGGACGAACGTCCTCGCCGACCGCGAGGCCAAGCGCCAGAGCGGCACCGTCCGCGAGAACTGGGCGAAGAAGGGGCCGGGTGCCCTGGACACCAAGGACGGCATCGGCTTCCTGCACGTCCCGGCCATGCGGAACGGCGAGGTCCTGGTCAAGGGCGGCACCGGGAGCGACGTCCTCAACGAGGGTGTCGCCGGCTTCTACCGCTCCCCGGTGAAGGCCGCGATGCCCTGGGACAAGCAGGGAAATTTCACCCTGGCGGCCCACCGGGACGGCCACGGCGCCAAGTTCCACAACATCGACAAGATCAAGAACGGTGACACGGTCGTCTTCGAGACCCGGGACGTCTGGTACGTCTACAAGGTCTACGCGGAGCTCAAGCAGACCTCGAAGTACAACGTCGACGTCATCGACCCCGTCCCCAAGGAGTCCGGGAGGACCCGGCCGGGCCGCTATCTGACCCTCACGACCTGCACGCCGGTCTACACCTCCGACTACCGCTACATCGTGTGGGCGGAGCTGGAGCGCACGGAGAAGGTCGACAGCGAGCGCACCAAGCCCGCGGAACTGCGCTAG
- the pknB gene encoding Stk1 family PASTA domain-containing Ser/Thr kinase — protein MEEPRRLGGRYELGSVLGRGGMAEVYLAHDTRLGRTVAVKTLRVDLARDPSFQARFRREAQSAASLNHPSIVAVYDTGEDYVDGVSIPYIVMEYVDGSTLRELLHSGRKLLPERSLEMTTGVLQALEYSHRAGIVHRDIKPANVMLTRTGQVKVMDFGIARAMGDSGMTMTQTAAVIGTAQYLSPEQAKGEQVDARSDLYSTGCLLYELLTVRPPFVGDSPVAVAYQHVREEPNPPSMFDPEITPEMDAIVLKALTKDPDYRYQSADEMRADIEAALEGQPVAATQSMGAVGYGEDQPTTMLRSQDHGAGQTSMLPPVRHDDGGYGGYDDGSGHRRGGGGGKKGNLSTILLIVAGVLVLVGAIFIGKSLFGNSGKSGDVTVPRLIGQTLADAQKMGENVDLKVVKGGTKACDQDKGKVCEQNPQPDSKVDRGAEIKVTVSEGAPKIEVPDVTEKQVDNARKVLEDKGFVVKVKQKVTDEASAGTVLSQDPAGLSKAAKGSEVTLTVAEAAQTKQVPSVVNQPFEAAKKQLTDLGFKVEKQEEESSSAPGTVIRQSPDGNTAAKPNSTVTLTVAKAGQKVTVPATANTKLKDAKKALTDLGLQIGPINGAQDDNAVVINTNPGPGAQVDKNTPISIFTQQGVPATTGGDVGGPGGGDTGTPGGNTDGGLFGGNWIGGRRH, from the coding sequence ATGGAAGAGCCGCGTCGCCTCGGCGGCCGGTACGAGCTGGGCTCGGTGCTCGGCCGCGGTGGCATGGCCGAGGTCTACCTCGCGCACGACACCCGGCTCGGTCGCACCGTCGCCGTGAAGACGCTGCGGGTGGATCTCGCCCGCGACCCGTCCTTCCAGGCCCGGTTCCGCCGTGAGGCCCAGTCCGCCGCCTCGCTGAACCACCCGTCGATCGTCGCCGTGTACGACACCGGCGAGGACTACGTGGACGGGGTCTCGATCCCGTACATCGTCATGGAGTACGTCGACGGGTCCACCCTGCGCGAGCTGCTGCACTCCGGCCGCAAGCTGCTGCCGGAGCGGTCGCTGGAGATGACCACGGGCGTCCTCCAGGCGCTGGAGTACTCCCACCGGGCCGGCATCGTCCACCGTGACATCAAGCCGGCCAACGTCATGCTGACGCGCACCGGCCAGGTCAAGGTCATGGACTTCGGCATCGCCCGCGCGATGGGTGATTCCGGCATGACGATGACTCAGACGGCGGCCGTCATCGGCACCGCGCAGTACCTCTCCCCCGAGCAGGCCAAGGGCGAGCAGGTCGACGCGCGGTCGGACCTCTACTCCACCGGCTGCCTGCTGTACGAGCTGCTGACGGTCCGTCCGCCGTTCGTGGGCGACTCGCCGGTGGCCGTCGCGTACCAGCACGTGCGGGAGGAGCCCAACCCGCCGAGCATGTTCGACCCCGAGATCACGCCCGAGATGGACGCGATCGTCCTCAAGGCGCTGACCAAGGACCCGGACTACCGCTACCAGTCGGCGGACGAGATGCGCGCCGACATCGAGGCGGCCCTGGAGGGCCAGCCGGTGGCGGCGACCCAGTCCATGGGCGCGGTCGGCTACGGCGAGGACCAGCCGACCACGATGCTGCGCTCGCAGGACCACGGGGCCGGCCAGACGTCGATGCTCCCGCCGGTCCGGCACGACGACGGCGGTTACGGCGGCTACGACGACGGCAGCGGCCACCGGCGCGGCGGCGGGGGCGGCAAGAAGGGCAACCTGTCGACGATCCTGCTGATCGTCGCGGGCGTCCTGGTGCTGGTCGGCGCGATCTTCATCGGCAAGTCCCTCTTCGGCAACAGCGGCAAGAGCGGTGACGTGACCGTGCCGCGGCTGATCGGGCAGACGCTGGCGGACGCCCAGAAGATGGGCGAGAACGTCGACCTGAAGGTGGTCAAGGGCGGCACCAAGGCCTGTGACCAGGACAAGGGCAAGGTCTGCGAGCAGAACCCGCAGCCCGACTCCAAGGTCGACCGGGGCGCCGAGATCAAGGTGACGGTGTCCGAGGGGGCGCCGAAGATCGAGGTCCCGGACGTCACCGAGAAGCAGGTCGACAACGCCCGCAAGGTGCTGGAGGACAAGGGCTTCGTCGTCAAGGTGAAGCAGAAGGTCACCGACGAGGCGTCCGCCGGCACGGTGCTCTCGCAGGACCCGGCGGGTCTCTCGAAGGCCGCGAAGGGCTCCGAGGTCACCCTGACCGTCGCGGAGGCCGCGCAGACCAAGCAGGTGCCCTCGGTGGTCAACCAGCCGTTCGAGGCGGCCAAGAAGCAGCTGACGGACCTCGGCTTCAAGGTGGAGAAGCAGGAGGAGGAGTCGTCCTCGGCTCCGGGCACCGTCATCCGGCAGAGCCCCGACGGCAACACCGCGGCCAAGCCCAACTCCACGGTGACGCTGACGGTGGCCAAGGCCGGTCAGAAGGTCACCGTGCCGGCCACGGCCAACACCAAGCTGAAGGACGCCAAGAAGGCCCTGACCGACCTCGGCCTCCAGATCGGCCCGATCAACGGCGCGCAGGACGACAACGCCGTGGTCATCAACACCAACCCGGGTCCCGGCGCCCAGGTCGACAAGAACACCCCGATCAGCATCTTCACGCAGCAGGGTGTCCCCGCCACCACCGGCGGTGACGTCGGCGGCCCCGGCGGCGGCGACACCGGCACCCCGGGCGGCAACACCGACGGCGGCCTCTTCGGCGGCAACTGGATCGGCGGCCGCAGGCACTGA
- a CDS encoding DLW-39 family protein, whose product MKKLLLVALAAIGGLLVYRQIQADRAEQDLWTEATDSVPAGSGV is encoded by the coding sequence GTGAAGAAGCTCCTCCTGGTCGCACTGGCCGCCATCGGCGGGCTCCTCGTGTACCGCCAGATCCAGGCGGATCGCGCCGAGCAGGACCTGTGGACGGAGGCGACCGACTCCGTGCCCGCAGGTTCGGGTGTGTGA